The Corynebacterium suranareeae genome window below encodes:
- a CDS encoding DNA-directed RNA polymerase subunit alpha, whose amino-acid sequence MLISQRPTITEEFVDNARSRFVIEPLEPGFGYTLGNSLRRTLLSSIPGAAVTSVKIDGVLHEFTTISGVKEDVSDIILNIKGLVLSSDSDEPVVMQLVKEGPGVVTAGDIQPPAGVEIHNPDLHIATLNETAKIEIELIVERGRGYVPATVTATGGEIGRIPVDQIYSPVLKVSYKVEATRVEQRTDFDKLIIDVETKNSITARDALASAGKTLVELFGLARELNIAAEGIEIGPSPQETEYIAAYSMPIEDLDFSVRSYNCLKREDIHTVGELAERAESDLLDIRNFGQKSINEVKIKLAGLGLTLKDAPEDFDPSTLEGYDAETGGYIDVEAEDSE is encoded by the coding sequence ATGCTCATTTCACAGCGCCCAACCATCACCGAAGAATTTGTTGATAACGCACGTTCTCGGTTTGTTATCGAGCCACTGGAGCCAGGCTTTGGCTACACGCTTGGTAACTCCCTGCGCCGTACCCTGCTGTCTTCCATCCCAGGAGCTGCAGTAACCAGCGTCAAGATCGACGGTGTACTCCACGAGTTCACCACCATCAGCGGTGTTAAGGAAGATGTTTCTGACATCATCTTGAACATCAAGGGATTGGTTTTGTCTTCTGATTCCGATGAGCCAGTTGTTATGCAGCTGGTCAAGGAAGGCCCAGGAGTTGTTACTGCCGGCGACATTCAGCCACCAGCAGGCGTGGAGATCCACAACCCGGATCTGCACATCGCAACCCTGAACGAGACCGCCAAGATTGAGATTGAGCTCATCGTCGAGCGTGGACGTGGCTACGTCCCAGCAACGGTTACTGCAACCGGTGGAGAGATCGGCCGCATTCCGGTTGATCAGATCTACTCCCCAGTACTGAAGGTCAGCTACAAGGTGGAAGCTACTCGTGTTGAGCAGCGCACCGACTTTGACAAGCTGATCATCGACGTTGAGACCAAGAACTCCATTACTGCACGTGACGCTCTGGCGTCGGCAGGCAAGACCCTGGTTGAGCTGTTCGGTCTCGCACGCGAGCTGAACATCGCAGCCGAAGGCATCGAGATCGGACCATCTCCTCAGGAGACCGAGTACATCGCTGCTTACAGCATGCCAATCGAGGATCTGGACTTCTCCGTCCGTTCCTACAACTGCCTCAAGCGCGAAGACATCCACACCGTGGGTGAACTCGCAGAGCGCGCTGAGTCCGATTTGCTGGATATCCGCAACTTCGGACAGAAGTCGATCAACGAGGTAAAGATCAAGCTTGCTGGCCTGGGTCTAACCCTGAAGGATGCTCCTGAAGACTTCGATCCTTCAACTCTTGAAGGTTATGACGCCGAAACTGGTGGCTACATCGATGTCGAGGCGGAAGATTCCGAGTAA
- a CDS encoding FAD-binding oxidoreductase, whose product MSALVDPDSTFLKTIGKLSNSLSIGRGVDQKEVIPKGWNAHWEAVRKLKKSFSGIPDGQRVRLAKKTSNLFRGRSDSGVGLDVSGLAGVIAIDPINATADVQGMCTYEDLVDATLSYGLMPLVVPQLKTITLGGAVTGMGVESTSFRNGLPHESVLEMDIFTGTGEIVTCSPTQNVDLYRGFPNSYGSLGYAVRLKIELEPVQDYVQLRHVRFNDLESLTTTLEEVSTSKEFDDQPVDYLDGVVFSPTEAYLVLGTQTSQPGPTSDYTRDTSYYRSLQHPEGVLYDRLTIRDYIWRWDTDWFWCSRAFGTQNPVVRKFWPRDLLRSSFYWKIIGWDRKYSIADRLEARKGRPARERVVQDVEVTVDKLPEFLEWFFASCEIEPVWLCPIKLRDTSEVAVESGEILNSQDALDAGADEHPWPLYPLKKDVLWVNIGFWSSVPVDLMGSDAREGAFNREIERVMAELGGHKSLYSEAFYTREDFEQLYGGKIPTLLKKRWDPDSRFPGLYEKTVKGA is encoded by the coding sequence ATGAGTGCATTAGTTGACCCGGACAGTACTTTTTTAAAGACCATCGGAAAACTGAGCAACAGCTTGTCCATTGGTCGAGGGGTGGATCAAAAAGAAGTAATCCCCAAAGGTTGGAACGCCCATTGGGAAGCCGTGAGGAAACTGAAAAAAAGCTTTTCCGGGATTCCCGATGGCCAGCGGGTGCGGTTAGCCAAGAAAACTTCCAACCTTTTCCGAGGACGATCTGATTCAGGTGTCGGCTTAGATGTATCGGGCCTTGCCGGGGTTATTGCCATTGACCCCATCAACGCCACTGCTGATGTGCAAGGCATGTGCACGTATGAAGATCTAGTCGATGCCACGTTAAGTTATGGGCTGATGCCTTTGGTCGTGCCCCAACTAAAAACCATCACCTTAGGTGGTGCGGTGACTGGAATGGGTGTGGAATCCACCTCTTTCCGCAACGGACTGCCACACGAATCCGTGTTGGAGATGGACATTTTTACTGGCACTGGGGAGATCGTGACGTGCTCGCCAACCCAGAACGTGGATCTTTACCGAGGCTTTCCCAACTCATATGGTTCACTTGGCTATGCAGTCCGGCTAAAAATTGAACTTGAACCGGTCCAAGATTATGTGCAGCTGCGCCATGTTCGCTTTAACGATCTGGAGTCGTTGACCACAACTCTTGAAGAGGTTTCAACTTCAAAGGAATTTGATGACCAGCCAGTTGATTATTTAGACGGCGTGGTATTTTCACCCACCGAAGCCTACTTGGTTTTAGGTACCCAAACCTCTCAACCTGGGCCTACCAGCGATTACACCAGGGACACAAGCTACTACCGTTCCCTGCAGCACCCAGAAGGTGTTTTATACGATCGCCTCACCATCCGCGATTACATCTGGCGTTGGGACACCGATTGGTTCTGGTGCTCCCGAGCCTTTGGCACCCAAAACCCAGTGGTGCGCAAATTCTGGCCTAGAGATCTTCTGCGGTCAAGCTTCTATTGGAAAATCATTGGTTGGGATAGGAAATATTCCATCGCAGACCGCTTGGAAGCCCGCAAAGGCCGGCCTGCCCGGGAACGTGTTGTGCAAGACGTAGAAGTCACAGTGGATAAACTTCCCGAATTCCTTGAGTGGTTTTTTGCCTCCTGTGAGATCGAACCCGTGTGGCTGTGCCCAATCAAACTACGGGACACTTCCGAGGTAGCCGTTGAATCTGGGGAAATTTTAAATTCCCAAGATGCCCTTGATGCCGGTGCTGATGAACACCCGTGGCCGCTGTATCCCCTTAAAAAGGACGTGCTGTGGGTCAATATCGGATTTTGGTCATCAGTTCCTGTTGATCTGATGGGCTCCGATGCACGAGAGGGAGCATTTAACAGAGAGATTGAACGCGTCATGGCAGAGCTAGGCGGACATAAATCGCTGTACTCCGAGGCGTTTTACACCAGGGAAGACTTTGAACAGCTCTATGGCGGAAAGATCCCCACACTGTTGAAGAAACGTTGGGATCCTGACAGCCGATTCCCTGGTTTATATGAAAAGACCGTAAAAGGAGCCTAA
- the eccB gene encoding type VII secretion protein EccB — MAEGMLMPTTSAQVSGHKFLVRRIEHGLVMGDVRMIHDPLSRRRRALIFGAVACVMLAVGSLALAIFRPAMDPADAPLIRSESGALFVQLDGVVHPVANMASARLILGEPVEPVNASDVIITEMPRGVPMGLPDAPGIFSTPTDEEPERDWFVCQDVGTGDLHVVVTRDGLGPTLIAEGNGWLGASKSENGEVSWHLITADGRRELPAWDSPHGRIMRRYLGISDHTPRIYLTTELLNAIPERSAIAFPNPLPELVDAFPRSWLRADGALAEITLLQRAVLIDAGSSVFSDPTAVLGLHPDIDASLQLPADTVAWQDLSGGFACADGEGQMGFLETLESGVELSGDSRAKSFSTHTGGAVGVDSGFGYYVVSDVGLTHAVSSGEEMVALGLMDVDVVPWSVLRLLPQGSELSRKTALAPAY, encoded by the coding sequence ATGGCTGAAGGTATGTTGATGCCCACGACATCGGCGCAGGTGTCGGGGCATAAATTTCTAGTTCGGCGCATTGAGCACGGGCTGGTGATGGGCGATGTGCGCATGATTCATGATCCGTTGAGTAGGCGTCGCCGGGCGTTGATTTTTGGTGCAGTGGCGTGTGTGATGCTGGCGGTGGGATCGTTGGCGTTGGCTATTTTTCGCCCGGCCATGGATCCGGCAGATGCGCCGTTGATTCGTTCGGAATCTGGGGCGCTTTTTGTTCAGCTTGATGGGGTGGTGCATCCGGTTGCCAATATGGCGTCAGCGCGGTTGATTTTGGGGGAACCTGTCGAGCCGGTCAATGCCAGCGATGTGATCATTACTGAGATGCCACGCGGGGTGCCGATGGGGTTGCCGGATGCACCGGGGATTTTTAGCACTCCAACAGATGAGGAGCCGGAGCGCGATTGGTTTGTGTGCCAGGACGTTGGCACGGGGGACCTGCACGTTGTGGTCACTAGGGATGGGCTAGGGCCTACCCTAATTGCGGAAGGAAATGGGTGGCTGGGGGCGTCGAAAAGCGAAAACGGTGAGGTGAGCTGGCACCTGATCACCGCAGACGGACGCCGCGAATTGCCAGCGTGGGACAGCCCGCACGGGCGTATTATGCGCCGCTACCTGGGGATTTCCGATCATACCCCGCGCATTTACCTCACCACCGAACTACTCAACGCGATCCCGGAGCGCAGCGCCATCGCCTTCCCAAACCCGCTACCTGAGCTTGTCGACGCCTTCCCCCGCAGCTGGTTACGCGCCGACGGGGCGCTCGCGGAGATCACGCTACTGCAGCGTGCTGTGCTTATCGACGCCGGCTCCAGTGTTTTCTCCGACCCCACCGCAGTCTTGGGCCTGCATCCAGATATCGATGCTTCATTACAGCTGCCCGCTGACACAGTTGCGTGGCAAGATTTATCCGGTGGTTTTGCCTGCGCGGACGGCGAAGGCCAGATGGGATTTTTGGAAACTTTAGAATCTGGTGTGGAGCTATCGGGGGATTCCCGCGCAAAAAGCTTTAGCACGCACACTGGTGGGGCCGTGGGCGTGGACAGCGGATTCGGCTACTACGTGGTCTCTGATGTTGGGCTAACGCATGCTGTTTCTAGTGGTGAAGAAATGGTGGCATTGGGGTTAATGGATGTTGATGTCGTGCCGTGGAGCGTATTGAGGTTGCTGCCGCAGGGGAGTGAACTGAGCCGGAAAACTGCACTCGCGCCTGCATATTAA
- a CDS encoding DUF6541 family protein, translating into MLTTLWIAVLVFTVPGLVVSWVSGLKVPWAIAASIPATFGIYGLSAWLLGMWEMRFDLHSVVISTLVFAAVALVWRLLFAGGWLWRRRKARIRRQALVEEEPAEDLDVSAEEPETPQRRGFWRFLFDYMRTGGILDHRWLLPAAGSIAGAWLIIDRAVDLLLSTEHGLGDIVQGWDVHWHASTVRFIDETGIASSTMMGQLRNIETQQDLFYPSAWHAGAWVLSDVGNLTIVEATNLTGIVLSGLLLPLAITLIAWRMINNRGLTAQIGAGLAGLITMASPVLFWVGNYVGAWPYVAAIGASGVVLALFMSTPAVPIRIFAAALAFMGMFQLHPAPATIVIMALLLWWVFNLLVIPSRKVKGWKAGIGIRLKDVSVLAITGIIGVILMLPQVISGSEQTEDVLSYSAEEQVTRGESWLMSIFMETRHVDFFGDIDITPVLVFAAIGGVIALIWRGNLWAPLFYFASVALTANSLKPFDQPWGDWLNIVGGLHYSTGHRLIMPVALFTFAAAGIGMAALIRLICLGPIKKFAAVSGVVSVVMALVVSVPLQSWAKDFVEQGSETTILAPHNDERMVSNNDLAAWDWLIKQPGGADMNIMGDPADGNGWMYAYNGLHSVARHYAWPAAGEGSATAMLFWWPQLLGVGTEENPDQVNDVDQAARDLNVGYFMISPWTFWDFQIPNFRQIDLLWETPGVTPVYKKGDSVIFAVNDMFTDAELDQMRAPGNSPEPLPELPTLGELGLAENEDEWDQTYYHRPTVPAGEIPESTTDEVLYAPDPTKPHTVPN; encoded by the coding sequence ATGCTGACGACACTATGGATTGCGGTGTTGGTTTTTACCGTTCCAGGATTGGTCGTCTCGTGGGTTTCTGGATTAAAAGTGCCGTGGGCTATCGCAGCGTCCATCCCCGCCACCTTTGGTATTTATGGTCTTTCCGCGTGGTTGCTAGGCATGTGGGAGATGCGTTTTGATCTCCACTCGGTAGTTATATCCACCTTGGTGTTCGCCGCAGTTGCTTTAGTATGGCGGCTGTTGTTTGCTGGCGGTTGGTTGTGGCGCAGGCGTAAAGCACGGATCCGTAGGCAAGCACTTGTAGAGGAAGAGCCTGCTGAAGATTTGGATGTTTCGGCAGAAGAACCAGAAACCCCGCAACGCCGTGGTTTTTGGCGTTTTCTCTTTGATTACATGCGCACCGGTGGCATTTTAGACCACCGGTGGTTGCTCCCTGCAGCAGGTTCGATTGCTGGCGCATGGCTGATTATTGACCGAGCAGTGGACCTGCTTTTGAGCACCGAACATGGTTTGGGCGATATTGTCCAAGGCTGGGACGTGCACTGGCATGCCTCAACGGTGCGTTTCATTGACGAGACCGGTATCGCATCATCAACCATGATGGGGCAGCTGCGCAACATTGAAACGCAGCAAGACTTGTTCTATCCCAGCGCATGGCACGCAGGTGCCTGGGTGCTTTCTGATGTGGGCAACTTGACCATCGTTGAAGCCACCAACCTAACCGGTATTGTGCTGTCCGGTTTACTGCTGCCGTTGGCCATAACGTTGATTGCCTGGCGGATGATCAACAACCGTGGGTTAACAGCTCAGATCGGTGCAGGTCTTGCAGGATTAATCACCATGGCATCCCCGGTGTTGTTCTGGGTTGGCAACTACGTGGGAGCTTGGCCATATGTTGCAGCAATTGGTGCATCCGGCGTTGTGCTTGCGCTGTTTATGTCTACACCTGCGGTCCCGATCAGGATTTTTGCAGCTGCGCTGGCGTTCATGGGAATGTTCCAGCTGCACCCAGCTCCGGCAACAATTGTGATCATGGCCTTGCTGCTGTGGTGGGTATTTAACCTTCTGGTAATTCCAAGCCGCAAAGTAAAGGGCTGGAAAGCAGGGATTGGCATCCGATTAAAGGATGTTTCAGTTCTAGCAATCACGGGCATCATTGGTGTGATTTTGATGCTGCCTCAGGTGATTTCCGGTTCCGAGCAAACAGAAGATGTGCTGTCTTATTCCGCAGAGGAACAAGTCACCCGCGGTGAATCATGGCTGATGTCGATCTTCATGGAAACACGTCACGTTGATTTCTTTGGTGATATTGATATCACCCCAGTACTAGTCTTCGCTGCAATCGGTGGTGTGATTGCACTGATTTGGCGTGGCAACCTGTGGGCACCGCTGTTCTACTTTGCCAGCGTCGCGCTAACAGCGAACTCTTTGAAGCCTTTTGACCAGCCGTGGGGTGATTGGCTCAATATTGTTGGTGGATTGCATTACTCCACTGGACACCGTTTGATCATGCCAGTAGCCCTATTTACTTTTGCTGCTGCGGGCATCGGCATGGCTGCATTGATTCGGTTGATCTGCCTAGGTCCCATCAAGAAGTTCGCCGCTGTGTCCGGTGTGGTTTCTGTAGTGATGGCACTAGTTGTTTCAGTGCCATTGCAGTCATGGGCAAAGGACTTTGTGGAGCAAGGATCAGAAACCACGATTCTTGCACCACACAATGATGAACGCATGGTCAGCAACAATGACCTAGCTGCATGGGATTGGTTGATTAAGCAGCCAGGCGGTGCAGACATGAACATCATGGGTGATCCAGCAGATGGCAATGGCTGGATGTACGCCTACAACGGCTTGCACTCAGTGGCTAGACACTACGCATGGCCAGCAGCAGGAGAAGGATCTGCAACAGCAATGTTGTTCTGGTGGCCACAACTACTTGGCGTGGGTACTGAAGAAAACCCAGACCAAGTCAATGATGTAGATCAAGCTGCTCGTGACCTCAACGTTGGTTACTTCATGATCAGCCCGTGGACGTTCTGGGACTTCCAGATCCCGAACTTCCGCCAGATTGATCTGCTATGGGAAACCCCAGGTGTGACACCGGTGTACAAGAAGGGCGACTCAGTGATCTTCGCAGTCAACGATATGTTCACCGACGCTGAACTTGATCAAATGCGTGCTCCTGGAAATTCCCCAGAGCCACTGCCAGAGCTCCCTACTTTGGGTGAGCTTGGTTTGGCAGAAAATGAAGATGAATGGGATCAGACCTATTACCATCGTCCAACGGTCCCAGCTGGCGAAATCCCTGAGTCAACGACAGATGAGGTTCTGTACGCACCAGATCCCACCAAACCTCACACGGTACCTAACTGA
- the truA gene encoding tRNA pseudouridine(38-40) synthase TruA, protein MDNSTVRIRLDLAYDGTDFHGWAKQGTSELRTVQKVLEDNLSMVLREPVELTVAGRTDAGVHAAGQVAHFDVPVQALEQRSIDGDPTKLVRRLGRLLPDDIRVHGVRFAEPGFDARFSALRRHYVYRITTHPAGALPTRRYDTAQWPKPVDVERMQLAADALLGLHDFVAFCKAKPHATTVRELQKFEWRDVSTDIEPQVYEAHVVADAFCWSMVRSLVGSCMAVGEGRRSSGFTAELLDASERSPMVPVAPAKGLSLVGVDYPSADKLQERAQETRAVREFPDVSASLKLEDQ, encoded by the coding sequence ATGGACAATTCAACGGTGCGCATCCGGCTGGATCTGGCGTATGACGGCACGGATTTTCATGGCTGGGCGAAGCAGGGGACCAGCGAACTACGCACGGTGCAAAAAGTGTTGGAAGACAATTTGAGCATGGTGTTGCGTGAACCTGTTGAATTGACCGTGGCCGGGCGAACGGATGCGGGTGTGCATGCAGCTGGCCAGGTGGCGCATTTTGATGTTCCGGTGCAGGCTTTAGAGCAGCGCAGCATTGATGGCGATCCCACCAAATTGGTTAGGCGCCTGGGCAGGTTGCTGCCTGATGATATTCGCGTGCACGGCGTACGTTTTGCCGAGCCCGGGTTTGACGCCCGGTTTTCCGCATTGCGCAGGCACTACGTGTATCGCATTACGACGCACCCTGCCGGCGCACTCCCAACCCGCCGGTATGACACGGCGCAGTGGCCAAAACCCGTGGACGTCGAGCGCATGCAATTAGCTGCCGATGCGTTGCTGGGCCTGCATGACTTCGTGGCGTTTTGTAAAGCAAAGCCCCACGCGACAACGGTGCGTGAATTACAAAAATTTGAATGGCGCGATGTATCCACTGATATCGAGCCACAGGTATATGAAGCCCATGTGGTGGCAGATGCCTTTTGCTGGTCAATGGTGCGCTCGCTTGTTGGATCGTGCATGGCAGTGGGAGAGGGGCGACGATCATCCGGTTTTACTGCAGAATTGCTAGATGCAAGTGAGCGCAGCCCGATGGTTCCTGTAGCACCTGCGAAAGGTTTAAGCCTGGTTGGCGTTGATTATCCAAGCGCTGATAAGTTACAGGAAAGAGCTCAGGAAACCCGGGCTGTCCGGGAGTTTCCTGACGTGTCCGCGAGCCTAAAACTAGAAGATCAATAA
- a CDS encoding TIGR02611 family protein, whose product MGTMREMVSDRIDRLQEAHARSKQKKFGFLVRPGTLILGWLVTIIGLITIPLPGQGWLTTFIGVGILSLEQKWAKNLLGWGVHQYDRFFTWYGKKSFRFRMAMLALMILLIWVVFIVTFWLMWHAGTIPWADEFFTWLGLSR is encoded by the coding sequence ATGGGCACGATGCGAGAAATGGTCAGTGACCGCATTGACCGGCTACAAGAAGCGCATGCGCGTTCAAAGCAGAAGAAGTTCGGCTTCTTAGTTCGTCCAGGCACCCTCATTTTGGGTTGGTTGGTCACGATCATCGGGCTGATCACCATCCCATTGCCAGGTCAAGGCTGGTTAACAACCTTCATCGGTGTGGGTATTTTATCGCTTGAGCAAAAATGGGCGAAGAACCTACTGGGGTGGGGAGTGCATCAATATGACCGCTTCTTCACCTGGTACGGCAAAAAATCATTCCGTTTCCGCATGGCCATGTTGGCATTGATGATCCTGCTGATTTGGGTGGTGTTTATCGTGACATTTTGGTTGATGTGGCACGCTGGCACCATTCCGTGGGCTGATGAGTTTTTCACCTGGTTGGGGTTGAGCCGCTAG
- a CDS encoding GNAT family N-acetyltransferase, whose product MNDLLQLQRALENNLAKHSCHLHRHLDGATITQTNDLLIADSGLDDDTFNIIAGASFTSNTAVNRIAETTTYVKNTQRPFSWWVGPASTPENLGELLEKAQWSASETEGGMWKDLTQPLPEATAEGLEIRIVTTVKELEDYAAVLSANWNPPAETVRRFYSEAAKFALAKDSPAIYLVGYVQGRAVCSAEAFLHSGVAGIYNISTLESERRQGFGGAITLATLHAARDLGYGTAVLQASEDGEPVYRKLGFTNCGYFTEYSL is encoded by the coding sequence ATGAACGATCTACTTCAATTACAACGCGCATTAGAAAACAACCTGGCGAAACATTCCTGCCATCTGCACCGACATCTTGATGGAGCAACAATCACGCAGACCAATGATCTCCTCATTGCAGATAGTGGTCTTGATGATGACACCTTCAACATCATTGCAGGCGCTAGTTTTACCTCAAACACAGCAGTCAACCGCATTGCTGAAACCACCACTTACGTTAAAAACACACAACGTCCGTTTTCCTGGTGGGTCGGACCAGCATCAACTCCTGAAAACCTCGGCGAACTCCTGGAAAAAGCCCAGTGGAGCGCATCTGAAACCGAAGGCGGCATGTGGAAAGATCTAACCCAGCCGCTGCCTGAAGCAACTGCTGAAGGTTTAGAAATCCGAATCGTGACAACTGTTAAAGAGTTAGAAGATTATGCTGCGGTTCTTTCCGCGAATTGGAATCCACCGGCTGAAACTGTGAGGCGTTTCTATTCCGAAGCTGCAAAATTTGCTTTAGCTAAGGATTCACCAGCGATCTATCTAGTCGGCTATGTTCAAGGCCGCGCAGTGTGTTCGGCGGAAGCTTTCCTGCATTCAGGGGTGGCCGGGATTTACAATATCTCCACGCTTGAAAGTGAGCGTCGACAAGGCTTCGGCGGAGCCATCACCTTGGCAACGCTGCATGCTGCACGCGATTTAGGTTATGGCACCGCCGTGTTGCAAGCCTCGGAAGATGGTGAGCCTGTTTATCGAAAACTAGGTTTCACCAACTGTGGGTATTTTACTGAATACTCCTTGTAA
- the rplQ gene encoding 50S ribosomal protein L17: protein MPTPKKGARLGGSASHQKKILSNLAASLFEHGAIKTTDAKAKALRPYAEKLITKAKSGTVADRRNVLALVPNKEVVAYLFNELAPKFENRAGGYTRIIKLENRKGDNAPMSQISLVLEETVSAEASRATRAAASKKAAEEAQAEEAETEEVAEAPAEETATEEAAEEK from the coding sequence ATGCCTACCCCTAAGAAGGGCGCCCGCCTCGGCGGATCCGCAAGCCACCAGAAGAAGATCCTCTCTAACCTGGCTGCATCTCTGTTCGAGCACGGCGCAATCAAGACCACCGATGCCAAGGCTAAGGCTCTGCGTCCATACGCTGAGAAGCTGATCACCAAGGCTAAGTCCGGTACCGTTGCGGATCGCCGTAACGTTCTTGCACTGGTTCCTAACAAGGAAGTTGTTGCATACCTGTTCAACGAGCTTGCACCTAAGTTCGAGAACCGTGCAGGTGGTTACACCCGCATCATCAAGCTGGAGAACCGTAAGGGCGACAACGCTCCTATGTCCCAGATCTCCCTCGTTTTGGAGGAGACTGTCTCCGCAGAAGCATCCCGCGCAACCCGCGCAGCTGCTTCCAAGAAGGCTGCTGAAGAGGCTCAGGCTGAAGAGGCTGAGACCGAAGAGGTAGCAGAGGCTCCAGCTGAGGAGACCGCAACCGAAGAGGCTGCAGAAGAGAAGTAA
- a CDS encoding SAM-dependent methyltransferase: protein MSNAVAQDLMTIADIVEATTTAPLPFHITAFDGSSTGPEDAPYQLHVANTDAVSYIATAPGDLGLARAYLMGDLIVKGEHPAHPYGIFDALQEFYHCFKRPDASTTLMIMRTLRKMNALKFQEIPPMEQAPAWRKALINGLASRHSKSRDKKAISYHYDVGNEFYSLFLDESMTYTCAYYPTPEATLEEAQENKYRLIFEKLRLKEGDRLLDVGCGWGGMVRYAAKHGVKAIGVTLSEQQYLWGQEEIKRQGLEDLAEVRFMDYRDVPESDFDAISAIGVIEHVGVNNYPSYFEKLSSKLKPGGLMLNHGITYPDNRRRQAGAFIDRYIFPDGELTGSGTVIKHMQDNGFEVLHEENLRFDYQRTLSAWCENLKENWDEAVALAGEPTARLFGLYMAGSEWGFAHNIVQLHQVLGVKLHEQGSRGEVPERMWWTV from the coding sequence ATGAGTAACGCCGTAGCGCAGGACCTCATGACCATCGCCGACATCGTCGAGGCCACGACCACTGCACCCCTTCCATTCCACATCACTGCTTTTGATGGAAGCTCAACTGGTCCTGAAGATGCTCCCTACCAGCTGCATGTTGCTAACACCGATGCAGTATCTTATATCGCAACCGCCCCAGGTGACCTGGGATTAGCACGCGCCTACCTCATGGGTGATCTGATCGTTAAAGGTGAACACCCCGCGCATCCTTACGGCATTTTCGATGCTCTGCAAGAGTTCTACCACTGCTTTAAACGCCCAGACGCATCCACCACGTTGATGATCATGCGGACGTTGCGCAAGATGAACGCCCTAAAGTTCCAAGAAATCCCACCAATGGAACAAGCACCCGCATGGCGCAAAGCACTGATCAATGGGCTTGCCTCCAGGCATTCAAAATCTAGAGACAAAAAAGCCATTAGCTACCACTACGATGTGGGCAACGAGTTCTACTCACTGTTTTTAGATGAGTCCATGACTTATACCTGCGCGTATTACCCAACACCAGAAGCAACCCTGGAAGAGGCCCAAGAAAACAAATACCGCCTTATCTTTGAAAAGCTGCGCCTCAAAGAAGGAGATCGCCTCCTTGATGTGGGATGCGGCTGGGGTGGAATGGTGCGCTACGCCGCCAAACACGGTGTGAAAGCAATCGGTGTCACCTTATCTGAACAGCAATATTTGTGGGGCCAGGAAGAAATTAAACGTCAAGGACTAGAAGACCTGGCAGAAGTTCGCTTCATGGATTACCGCGATGTACCCGAATCTGATTTTGATGCGATCTCAGCCATCGGTGTCATCGAGCATGTTGGTGTGAACAATTATCCTTCCTACTTTGAGAAACTCAGCAGCAAACTCAAACCAGGTGGGTTGATGCTCAATCACGGAATCACCTACCCAGACAACCGACGCCGCCAGGCTGGTGCGTTTATCGATCGCTATATTTTCCCAGACGGTGAACTCACCGGCTCTGGCACCGTCATCAAACACATGCAGGACAACGGATTTGAGGTACTGCATGAAGAAAACTTACGTTTTGATTACCAACGCACGCTTAGTGCATGGTGCGAAAACCTCAAAGAAAACTGGGATGAAGCAGTAGCTCTTGCTGGTGAACCCACCGCCCGTCTTTTTGGTTTATACATGGCAGGTTCAGAATGGGGATTTGCCCACAATATTGTTCAGCTCCACCAAGTGCTGGGAGTGAAACTCCATGAGCAGGGAAGTCGCGGAGAAGTTCCTGAAAGAATGTGGTGGACTGTCTAA